The following is a genomic window from Lysinibacillus sp. G4S2.
TATCCCAAATGATGTTTTAATGTTGTTGAATCAAGGGGAAATAGAGAGTGTTAATTTAATGGAATGGCAAGCTGTTAACCATATTTCTTTAGTCAAAAATGTTCTACCAACAATAGGGCTAGAAGAAAAATTAGAATTTGTACTAACTGAGATAGAGAAGCAAAAAGTCGAAACGGGAATGAAGGCTATACGTTTAATAGGGAGTTTATTAGATACAGTCATGATAGATGAAAGTGCTACTAAAAAAGAGGATGTAATCAAAGTTTGCTCCCAACATGTATCTGATAGTGTCCGATGTTGGGCAGCATTTATGAATAAAAACAACGATTATTCTTTAGAGGAGAAATTGTTGTATATCCGACCTTTCGCAGCAGATCATCATTTTGGTGTCCGAGAAATTGCTTGGATGTCAATTAGGGAAGACCTTTCAGCAAATATTGAGAATAGCGTAGACCTGTTAGCAGAGTGGGCGAAAAGTGAAGATGAAAACATTCGTAGGTTCAGTTTAGAATCAATCCGTCCTCGCGGAGTATGGACAAAGCATATTGAAAGATTAAAGGAAGAACCGCAAATCGTACTTCCTATTCTACATTTACTAAAATCAGATTCGTCAAAGTATGTTCAAGATTCTGTCGGTAACTGGTTAAATGATGCTAGCAAAACTCAACCAGAGTGGGTTAAAAACCTTTGTGATGAATGGCAAAAAGAATCTCCAACTAAGGCAACGGAGAGAATCATTAAAAAGGCTCAAAGAACGATAGTAAAAGGGAAATAACGTTTTGGTTTGTGTGTCATTTATAATAAAAAACATCCTTTTGGAAAATGGACATGTTGTAATGGACATTTTTTACAGAAGGGTGTTTTTTTATTTTCTTAAGCTTTAACTTCCAAAAGGATTGTCTACATAAGGAACCTTCACTGGAATGCGCATTAGTTGAGTAGCCATAAATTT
Proteins encoded in this region:
- a CDS encoding DNA alkylation repair protein; this translates as MVVKEDILNRKGARKASDIPNDVLMLLNQGEIESVNLMEWQAVNHISLVKNVLPTIGLEEKLEFVLTEIEKQKVETGMKAIRLIGSLLDTVMIDESATKKEDVIKVCSQHVSDSVRCWAAFMNKNNDYSLEEKLLYIRPFAADHHFGVREIAWMSIREDLSANIENSVDLLAEWAKSEDENIRRFSLESIRPRGVWTKHIERLKEEPQIVLPILHLLKSDSSKYVQDSVGNWLNDASKTQPEWVKNLCDEWQKESPTKATERIIKKAQRTIVKGK